aactttctgctGTACAAGAAGTCGTAATTTgactgcaggatgtcataatatgtccataggatgtcataatttttgcaAAAAAAGAGGGATATTTtcgttttttaaaattttaaatgaaaaaatagaactgcagatattaaatgtgtGTCGAAAAGTGGTAGCTACATGACCCAATAAGATGGGGTGgtgtatttttactgcataaagaATTACTCTTTCTAGGTATCACTTGTGAAAAGTCAGTAGAGTTTTGGAGATTGGGTCTGTAGTTTGCCTTCGCCAGACTCATTAGCCCAAAGGATTGGTGGTTTGTGGGAGACGCTTTGATGAATAGAAGTTCTTGGCTTGTTAGCCTGAATAGGGAAACAAAAAAATTGCACAAATCCCTATTCAGTAGTAATACCTTAGCCATGGTGAATGTAAGTTAGTGCAAGGCCTATTCTACGCATCAGGCCAATCTTATGACCTGTGAAATAGACAAGGTGGGTTCATGAGAGGGATGCAGGTAGTTGTAGGGTTGTGGTCTCCTTAAATGATCTGAAAGGGATTTAGAGGACCACAAGCATAAATGCGAGTCAAATCCTTGAACCACCTCGCCTGTATCTCGTTTTACATCATTCATGCTTTCATACCTTTTAGCAATAGTTGTTAGTTACCTTCTTAAATATTGGTTCTTCAATCCTTGGCAACATGATAGTATCAAAAATTGTTACGACAGTACTAACATTCTAAAGTTAATATGAACTTTTATTCTTCCCAAGTACCATGGCTGATATGAACTGAAGTCTACATTCTATAAATAATGATGGTTGTTGCAACCTATTCTCTTATTGTTGATGACAAGTTGCAAATCCTCTAGATATCTCTCTCCCTGTCTCATCTGTGTTCTTATCAAATGTTTGGAGCTCTGTTCAACGAACGATACGTTCTGGGGCCCACTCTTCTTGTTGCAGCTGTTCACCCAATGGTCGCATCTCAATTTGGATGGTCAATGCACAATAAGATTATAAAGGCCCCTTCTGTAATTATCATGGGAAAATTTCCATTAACCAACTTTTTTATGTTTTAGTACTTCTCTAAGTCTGTaagttattttttataaatagtatTTATTTATGAGATGAGAGAAAAATCATTTTCCTATcagtctataaatttttttttttattttatttctagaatacctttatctctaatattatattattttattgtattatattatagtatattatatatataatatgtatatataatacAACATGTATGTAATAAATGGTCTCTGCTATTGAACAACAGGGAGCCTAAATGGTCAGCTAAAACTTAAGGGGATCATTTAACTGAGGGTAGGCAAACCAGAAGGTGATGAATTTGGAAACAAGATTTTCAAAACCAGAAGTTGATCACAAACTTCAGAACCATTACCAGATTCTCTTTGAGCAGTGCAAATGATCAAGTCTCATAATGTGGAACAATCATCAAATCGAAAATGTACTGGTACCCCTTGTGCctacccttcatttttttttctttaaggtatgtgataatgTGGTCTGTCCTACAAAACCCATAAAATCTGTGGCTTTGATCGGAATCAGTCATGTACAACAATTTAATAGTAATTGGCCATGATAGTTATCTCTCGCTTGCCTACTATTGCGTGCATTTGTACATAATAATATAAACTATCATAATTCTTGGCCATCATTGGGCCATTCATCACTCTACGTATTAGTTAAGAGCAGAACACCTGGAATCGGAACAGAATAGTGAATACCTAGCAATTGTTCTACGGTTGCGACCACGTTATCAGAATGTTCTCCTGTCTTGCGAATAAAATGGTTCTACGGCTCCAAGTATCGCACAAAATGCCTCTATGATTTTATATATACCTTTTAGTAAAAATAATAATACAATGCGGTCTAGATATTAATTttcattttttatcataatttataatcttcaataaatattttattatttgaaatttttttttaaaattatgtagtCTACAATTCTCGCTATTGAAAGACTGGATTAGCCTACTCTCCAATTTTcacagtaaaaaaataaaaaaactataaCAACACCCTTTTAATTTTTCACGGTCCATACTTGCACTCTAGAATTTCTAATTTTTAcaattagatttcaaaacttaAGATTCGATTGCAATGTAGCTTAGCTATCCATTCGAGCCATAACACCATTTAACAATATGAGTGAAATAACTAATGTGCCTTTGGGATTTATCGGTTGAATGAAATCAAATTGGGGATCCATTCCTACCAAGATACAACCCTTCTTCTAATCCAGATGaaaatgatattaatgaaattttatatctgaaCTTTTCAAACATAACATTCACATGTTCATGGATCTTAATGCAGATTGCCAGTTGGGTCATGTTGCAACTAAATCTCAAATTTAAGaacctaaataaaaaaattagaagtttTAGAATGTAGCTGCAAATTACAAAAGATTAAAGAGGTGCCACTACAATTTTCATAAACAATTAAGACTGCAAATGGGATGGGTCGACCCGTGACCCGATCCACTTATATCCGATCCAATCCGTTTTAAAAGACCCGCAGGTCAGGTCAGATTCTAAAATTGAATCCATTAAATATTCCGAGTTGGATTTGGATTTACTGTATTCAGATCTGATCCGATCCGATACGATTTGAATTCAGTAATGAATCTAACACGTAAACCAAATAAAGTAGGATTAGAATTCCAAATGCTcttatagtattattattttttatacagtTTTACTCAATTTGaccgtaaaattttaaaaaattacttataaattaatagttaagataaattaatatttattttttttgtcataAACTTCGCATATATTGGTTTATCATGCGAACAAGATCTGACTAAAATTTGGATCCGAGCCAGatccaaaatttttagattggGATCAGATTATACATGAATCCGACCCAACCCAAATAATTTAATTGGGCAGACTTTTTGATTATGAACCTGACTCAATCCAACCCGATTTTCAATTGGGTTCGGTCTGGGTCTAACATTAGGACCCGATTAAGGGACTAGGTTGGATCGAGGTCACTTATGACCcgatttgatccaatctatttgcaTCCCTATAAACAATGCTTGGGGTGGCTACAAGCGGGCCACACAGCATGCGCTCAGGGGGGGCTTGGTACGGCCTCAATGTCTAAGTACCAGGCTTGATGGTCCAAGTGGTGGCCAACAATTCTCTTATACTATaggaaaattctttgtgcactgcgggcggtgtagaaaatccgatgtagAGCGCATCATCTTATTCGATTGGTCTACGTAGTCTTCGCTTTCCAATatgcatttaatatctgcagctttacttttttatttaaaattttaaatgacacaAATGTCTTcattctttgaaaaaattttaacatcctatgtccatattatgacatcttggatccagaaaatcataatttttatccacagaatgtcataatatgcataggatgttatagtatttttatcattcaaaattttcaagtgAAAAAGTAAAGTTACaggcattaaatatgcattgaagagtggttggataaaaatatccctttcatattataatatcctgggccatattatgacatcctgagccatattatgatattctacatcCTGTgtataggaagtcataatatgctataggatgtcataatttttttcaaaaaagagtatttttgtcatacaaaatttttaaacgaaaaaacaaAACTATAGacattaaatacgcattgaaaaGTGATAGTTATGTAGACCAGTCACGTAAAGCAGTGCACTCCATGTCGGATTTTGTACATCAtctgcagtgcacaaagaatttcccttATACTTTAAAGCCTAGACGtgagtcctctctctctctcaaaaaaaaaaagagtgataagagaattaattaatgGAAGTATTTGATGACTTGGAACATATTTTGAATTTAGGCCAAACTAAATTATGGGTGCAAGTTTTATAGAAAACTCAGGTCCAATGTAGGCCCATAAGTAGACCAAAAATGggaagagagaaattctttgtacaccgcttACGGTGTCGAAAATCTAACATGGAGCGCACTGCTTCACTTTATTAGACCATGTAGCCATCGCTTTCTAACGTGTATTTAATACCTATTTAATATCCGTAATTCTATTTttacatttaaaattttgaataacgaaaatatcccttctcttctgaaaaaattataacatcctgtccagatattatggcatcctgcattgaaattatgacttatgcacaggatatcataattttttcatatggtGTCATAAAGAGGGAAGGGTATTTTTGTCATTGAAAAATTAtgtctgtaattttattttttcgtttgaaattttgaataacgaaaatatccctttccttctgaaaaaattatgacatcctgtgtagATGTCATGGCATCCTGCACTGAAATTATGACCTTCTGtacgggatgtcataattttttcacaggatgtcataaagaggaaaaaatatttttatcgttgaaaaattaaaataaaaaaatagaactgtaGACATTAAATACACATTGAAAATGATGGCTATGTGGTCCAATAGGACGAAGTAGTGCGCTCCATGTCAGATTTTTGACATTACaagtggtgtacaaagaatttcctaATCAGATTATAGATGGCCCGCTtcgtaaattagatttttagcctTATTAATCCATAACAATTCGCATCTTTGGTCCACAACTAGAATAGGAATCAAGTAAAAtggaaattaaaatatcatatccCTCAATGTATTTGGCTCATAACCAAAATCAGTCAAAATGGAAATAAAATTAGAATCTTAAGAGAAAGCAGAGATTAGATTTTGGAGAATTGAaacatctcattctctcttagaattCGAACTAAAATGTGACTTCCTTCAACCAAAGAGCTTGACTCACTCATTTTCATTTTTATTCTAGAGTCTAGCTTTCTACAACCAAATATGTTCTAAATGTAAACACCAACCAACCAGCTGTGCTTCTAAGCTCAAATTATCAACGATAACTCATCCTCCTCTCGCTCTAGATGCCAGGCATGGAATTGATCCATCAACAAAACCTCAATaaactcaaaataaaaataaggaaaaaaaaatccttaatcCCATTGATAAACTCAATTACTCTTTTTGTTTGGCTGACACTGACTCAAGAACTAACTTGTGCTAATCAGCAAAATCATTGATTTGTGCAGAAAGATCATCCATTTCCAATTTTTAGCTCAATTGAAAAGGTGATGAGCAGAGTCCTTGATGAGTATGGGAATCGGCTGGGGCCCTGCTAGACTGAATTTTACGAGTCACGTTCATCTCCAGTACTAAACGCCTAACTGAAGCTCCAACGGCCTGAAAAAAGAACCGGGCCCGAACACCAGAATGGACCACACTGGTTGCAGCTGGTAATCTTGAGAGGATCAACTCCTCTGGACCTGATGGTTTTGTTTGGAAGCCTGATGATGCTCAGATGCTGTGAATTTCTAAACCTTGCTCAGGATCTACTGGTATTAACGTGACATTAAATAAATTACATGTTGGCTAGGTTTTTTTTACTAAAGAATTAATATCAGTACTAATTATTATCATCAGTATTTATTTTAAGTGTTACTTTAAACCATGGACAAGGCCCACCTGGCCCTTTCACGGTCCGTCCTTGGTTGTCTTTtgcaacaaaattaaaaaaaaaaaaaatcatggaacGTCTGGTTCGCGGGGCTGCCGTGCTCCATAATCAAATGCGTGGCTGCAAATTTTCTGATCCTGAGCTCCTGTGCGTTGTTTACTTTACTGAGTAAAGCAGCTCTTGTGCGTCGTTTACCCTcctcttccttttccttttccttttccttttccttttcttttttcttttttttttttaattttttaatcaaataatatattcACATTATTCTGatataaatacaataaaaaaaattaaaaataaaatatcacaaaaatcacaTAACATCATGAATATATCAATTCTCCGAGTGCTCCACCATACAAGAGGCAATCCAATGGTCTCTTTATAGATATGCCTGGCACATATAGCAGCGGCTCCCTTTAATAGCATCGCAATATCCCTCAGAAGCAGATGGGCAGCATCCTCTGTATCCCGCATCTGAATCTTTTTGACCATCATGAAAAAGTCATCCTCAATGATGAGTCGATCTGCCCTAAGAGTCAACATCGTATAGGTAATACCAACCCACATAGTCCGCAACTCCATCTCGAGTACAACCATAGCATCCACAGGCAACTCCCACCCACCGCCAATGGTCTCGAGTCTGGACAATGAATCACGACTCCCGCTCCTCTCAAACCAAACACATTGCCATGGAAATTGATcttcaaaaatatcaaaaatgcaGGCTCCCAGGAGATGAACACTTGACGAGTCGCTCGACAAGCCCAATAGAAATCCCAACAGTTCGCTATCCTCAAGATTGAGTCGGGCAAATGAAGAATGAACAAACTCCATTGCTTGGGCCGTCGCTCTCTCCACCACAACTGCCACTGATGATCATTTCGACTCGAACATAATATTTTTCCTAGATAACCAAATGTAATATGCAACATAGGCCACACGAATCCCATTGAGCCTAACTGGATCTAAAGCAAAACTCTACAAGAGAAACTCCACAAAGGTTTGGGATGGGGTTGCAGTTAGAATAGCAATCACAGATGAACCTATCCGTCGCCAAATCTGGACAGCTCTTGAACATTGAAACAACACATGCTTTATGgtctcctccacctcataaaaGGGATAGATAGAAGGGAGAGCCAAACTCTTGTTCCTCAGCACCATTCTCGATGGAAGACAGCCCTAGGCCACCTTCTAAAGAAACAAACGAATTCTTGGATGAACAGCCATCCTTCAGATTCAAACACCATCAATACGTCAGACAGGCTTCCTCCGAAACATGTCATATAATTTTCTTGTCGCAACCATCAATCTATATATAGATCTCCATATCCGTATATCCGAATTAGGATGGATAAGAACAGCGATAGCGAGCATTCTATCCACTAAATCAGCCCCAAAAATCTGAGCCAGTGTCTGGACTCCAGCCCTTATTGAGAAAACCAGCCACTTGCATACATTCAGAGAAATGAAGGCGGTAGTAGAGAAGTGAGGAGGGCAAGGGCGGGGAGCGGGGGCGTCGTCAACCAGCCACTTACATGCATCCCTGGGAATCGACCGGAATTCTGAGCTTGATGGAAATTTTTCCTCTGATTTCTTTTgttttcattattttattttattttattttcctttCCTTAATGTGCATCTCGACGAGCTAGCAGAAAGAAATGCAAGGCGAACTTTTACATGGCTCTTCTTAAGACTTTTTGATGGTTAAAATCTGTGaacaaaattttatctttttatcccTTCATTTATTTTAGTCCACAAACTATGCTCTGCGCACACTATAAGATATGAAATTATGGATAAGATAGACATAAATTAGAACACATTTCGAGATCAAGGAAGACAACATGACTATAATCCCTTAATAAACTGGCAGCGCAGCCAAGAAATACAAAGAACGTTCCCGACATAAAACTATTGAAAGTGGTCCAATGTTACAGAATCATCATCAGTTCTTATATGCAAAGTTTAAAACTAATACATTCAACGCAAACAACCAGAGTCCGGACAACAACAAGCGGTCAAAAAACCGACCCTTTtccccttttcctttttctttcccccGACACATTCGGTCCAAGATACTGAAAAGAATTGTGGAACCCACAACCTCAGGTTGTCTAGGTGCGCATGAACTTCGCGACAGAACATCGCGGTCCAACACCCCCTAGTACGACTTGTCTTGGCATCAACTATGAGGATGATCTCAACCCGTCAGCTCCCAAAGCTGCAGAAATGGGAGCTACACAAGGAAACCAATACCGGCGCTTTCCATCTCTATGACCATCATCAATCATGGCAAGACCTTCCTGTTTTGATTTGACAGTACATATGATAAGGAGTCATCATAAATAACTAGGCAGGGAAAAATGAAAATAACAGGACTCAGTCAATCTATCGAAGCAGTGCTCACTTCTAGTAAAGTTTCGAGGGCATCGATTGCACGACCAGAGGGCCACGAAAGTCGCTTCTCGATCTCCTCCACCATCACATAGCCTTGGGCCTACATAAGCATACAAACTTCATGACAACAGCCACAGATGACAGGTTACATATTTTGAAGTGCAGCCAATAACATTATGATATATCAACTTCTTATCCATGCATTACATATTTTGAAGTGCAGCCAATAACATTATGATATATCAACTTCTTATCCATGCATTACAATCAACCACAAACAACGATTCTGAATCATATCATTAGCGAACGATGGACATAACAATGATTCTGAAGCAAGCATAGAATCAAAATGGGATATTATATGCTAAAAGGTTGACAATTACTTTCGCTGCACACCTGAAGAGACAAATGATAGGACAACATCAACAGAAAATGCAAAttaagttaatttttgatttgaattataAGAATCATAAGATTTGAGAACAAAAGATGCAGAGTAGGAAATTAGGTGACATCTTTGATATAACAAACCCATTAAAACAGTTCTTAAGGAAGATTGTTGACCATTGATTAGatgaaccctttttttttttttggtacatatgAGATGAACCCATTAAAAGCCCACACAGACACAGGATTTAATGCTTCCGACCAGACTGAGAAGAATCCATTCATTCTACCAAAGTCCCTGTTGATTAGGATTTTTGCAATAGGACACTTCCAAGCATCCGAAGTACATTCCATCAACCTTTTGAGCACGTAAATGGAATATTTAGAACTTATGAATTAGCACATGAAGAAGATGTGAACAATCGGTTAGTGCACACCTGCCCATCAACTCTCTCAGTAACGACAATATTGTGTTTAGTAGAGCCTAGTTCAAATTAAACTCAGAAGATCCAGATCTTCCACACATGTAGATGAAAATTCTCACACCATGCCAACATAACATTGAAAATACCACAATTCTTCTCTCAATATGTTGAGGGGCCAATATGGCATTAGTTAAATTCCAACAGATCTGATACCCAAAACTTACCACTAGAAATTTTAAGATGGCAATGACGATCAATTTCTCAATTTTGTTTGCCAGAAAAACACTATACTCTGGACAAAAAGAAATCATTAAACAATCAAACTTGGTTTGTTACAAATGCTCAACCAGAATCTGGAACAGATGACTTATTCAGGTCCCTATTCAAGTCTTTATTCTACAATAGCCTGGACAATTTATTTGCTTCAAGGACGATCGCATCTGCATTTCCTTTCTATCATTGTTTTCTTTTGCCCCTCCTTTCTTTCATTGCTTCTTTTCGTTATAGGTAATAAGCAACTAGTTGAAGTCAGTCCAAAGAGAAAAATGACTGGAAAGGTTTAACAACTCCAAGGCCAGGAGGTAAGAAAACCACAAACGACAAAGTATAAGTTGAGAGGGGGTGTTAAAGAGATGTACACGTATGCAACAAAAAAGCATCTCAACATCCCCTAGAGCCCCATGAAATCCAATTCATAGCTTTAAAAATATACCACAAGAGTTTAACAGGATAATTATATACTAGCAAAAGTACttggaaaacaaaaaaaaatacctGAGCCACTTCAAGAATTTCATTGTGATCTTTGTTCAACTCAGTAGGAACTGATCGGACAAGCTTTTTCTTCCCAACAGTAATTACTTCAAAGCCACTACCCAGGGCCTGAAAGTTCATATATCAAGCATCAAAACCACCTAATGTGAAAATACACGTCGTGGAAGAAGATCATCAGGATCTACTTTAATTTAAGTTGTAAAAAGTGATGCTTAAAAAAAGAGAATTGTTTTCCAGTCTCCGAAAAATGCTTCATCACACAGATAGTATAGACAGTAAATCTTCTGTTTAATACCTTTAACTTACTTATAGCACGCAAGCAGTCATCCTCAGATACTGCTTCACGAGCAGTTTTTCGTCTCTGACACAGAAGACTGCAGAGCTCCTGCAAGTTGATCAAACCTCCATTGTGTGATCTGGTTGCCAAACAAATCTCAACTATCTGAACCCCTGCCTCATCAAACTGGCTAATTAGAATGGAAACTGGATGCAAAAAGTCAAATATGATACATAAATATGCAACTTTTGCAGTCTAAGATTCACAATGAATAAACAATAATTCTATATGTATGAGTGCTAAAGAAACATCCAAGAAACAATGCAACTTTTTCATTCTCCTGAAACATGAAGTGCTAAAGAAAACAATGATTCCAAGAAACATGAAGATAGGGACTAATACCAACCAAGCTCATAGTAGAAGTCGCCAATCCCTAACAACTCCGCCCAAAATCCTTTGTTAGAAGCTAGGGGATCCACTCCAACTTTAGCACACATCTCATGGAACTGTGTTCTGAATGTAGGGTTTTTACGGATGTCATTCTGCACTGCCCGAAGAAATTAGTACATGTGTGTGTACAAATATATATAGGAAATCCCGACATCCAATTTAATGCTTTAAGCATTTTCACATTTGAATATATAGGCAACTCGGAAAAGTTCATTCTCCTGAAATAACGGGCAGCATATGATCATCAACAATGAATGCTAGGCTGGGAAAGGCAAAACAAAGCATGATGAATTATTTCGATCCCAATCATTAACTTGTTAAGTATCAACACAGTATcattatattaaataaaaatttacaaCCTGTTTGAATTTTTGGCTCTCTGTACTAAGTCATAGCTCTTGCAAGTTCATTCAAACAACCACGTCAACAAAGCCCGTTACCTTGATTACGGAGTGAAATCGACAAATTTAGAATAAGAATGCCAAAATCCTGGTTTCCAGTTGGAATATTCATGACAGAACATGATTAAAGCATGTATTGTTTATTTTCTCAACCATTATATACATGATCTAGGTTACAAAATCCTAAAACCTCCTTTGATTGAATATTATCCTTTCAATGCAACTGCCTTGTCTGTTAAAGGAAGGTCTCCCTAAGTGTTGCAACCTTCAGCAAATACAAGGTATCAAGCTGGCGAGATTGTATAAGATGGTCTTAGTAGGCACTATAGTGTGGAAAATCAGTGAATGTAGCATGTATGGGATAGAAAATGGAGGTGGAACTTTTCAAGAAGGCAAGGAAAAAAATGATTGATGGGAATGGCACCTGAGGCATAATCTCCAACCCAACTTCACATTAGGTAAACATAATATGATTCATTTGCTGGCAAAATGAAAGTTCCTCTTTAAATTAAATGCCAGCATCTCCTAGTTGTAAGTTGTCACCCTAACCATAGCCATAGGACCATTGCCACCCACAAATGACACCAACCCAAGATATAAGAACAAATTTTTTAGGGTCTTAGAACCTTTCAAATGCTACACACAGCCACTTTCGTGGAGGCCACACTGATCACTCTCCAAGCTGCAAATATGTAAAAGCTTATCCTCAGACTAGGAACCACCCACATGAACAAGCAAATCAGTGTACTAATTATTGCATCTCCAAATTTCAACATTGCCTTGTTCAGCACAAAAAGAATAGTTGCTTCACTGTACAAGAGAGATCAAGCATTATCAAGGTTCATCGTACAAGTAATCAAGGCATGCAGTACCAGTACTGGCACCCATTCCAATTGGCGGGTACGGTACTATGCCATTCCATTCTGGCAGATACCGACAAAGGGAGGCCCAGCAGAGGGGgttggggagggagagagagagagagagagagagagagggaggaagggagagggaggggaaggactGGAGGAGGCCTGCAACTTCACTTAAAAATTCCCAAATAAAAAAAGCACCCCCTCGGGGGTGAAAGCCCTCTTTCAGCCTCCTCTAGCCCtccccttccctccctctctcctcccctctctccttctccccctccccctccccctctatTGCTGGTTTCTCAAACTGAGGGGCGGAACTGTGCTAGTCCTCCCTCGGTATGCAGGCAATTTGGGGCAGCACAACAAACCATGCAATTAATACACAATCAATGGTACATTGTAAACCACGACCTATATTATTATGATAGATATTTAGTTAATTGATAGTTTAATAGGAAGATAAAAGGAATGAATGATGCAATGTACTCTGAAAACTTCCAGGACATGACAATATTCCCTTGCTTAGCCTGCATGATAACAAAGAGACACCAGGACTATATACAATACGGTAAACTTAGCATTATGAATCTCAACTGTGGTTTTCACATTTTGTAAGCACTTGTTCTGAAAGATATACAAACAAGTGATTGCACTCCCTCTAAGAATTGAAAAAACATAAATTACTCTATCTCCATTTTCTTTCACCTATACATATTGAAAATAAATGAAGAAATAGATATAGAAGCAAAAACTTGTCCA
Above is a genomic segment from Elaeis guineensis isolate ETL-2024a chromosome 1, EG11, whole genome shotgun sequence containing:
- the LOC105039577 gene encoding vacuolar protein sorting-associated protein 22 homolog 1, translated to MRRRPGISGLQSAAAARDQYRLVGENVAKIRTDLMKEQLATFRSQLEEFARKHKNDIRKNPTFRTQFHEMCAKVGVDPLASNKGFWAELLGIGDFYYELGVQIVEICLATRSHNGGLINLQELCSLLCQRRKTAREAVSEDDCLRAISKLKALGSGFEVITVGKKKLVRSVPTELNKDHNEILEVAQAQGYVMVEEIEKRLSWPSGRAIDALETLLEEGLAMIDDGHRDGKRRYWFPCVAPISAALGADGLRSSS